The DNA region ACTAATAGGCGTAAAAAAGGAACAATGCCCGAAGCAAAAAGGCACATAGTGCCCCCCCGCAAAAAGCAAGCATTTGCTGCATGGGCAGCAGGGTCAGGCCATAGGCTATGGTCATGGAAACGCTTTTACACAGCTGTTTTGTACGCAATATTTGCCCTATTATACCACAAAACACATTTTTTGGCTGGGCAAGAATAAGTTCGACTGAGGTGGGCCTGGATATGCAAGCTCCGGGCCATCCATATCGTAGCCACTCAAAGTCGAACAACAGGGTGAGAATCCAAAATAAATTATGAACTTTAACCAGTTATTTAACATGATAAAAAAACTTTTCATACCAACAATGCTTATTGTTATGGTGCTTGCGCTATCGTGCAAAAAAGACCATCCGGTTCAGGAAAAACAAAGCCACATCCAGCAATATACCCCCGAGGCTATGGCCATTTGGCAGAAGCTTAACAGTTAAATTACACAGCGTACTCAGCAGCGTCAAACGGTGAACCTCGAGACAGCCTCAGCTACTTTTTATTAAATATATGATTACTATTGACCTTTATCCTATGAAAAAGATTTTTAACACACTTTTATTAATCCTTGCTCTGGGCGCTTCAAATGCGCATGGTCAAGGGCAGTTTACCCTGCAAACCGACACTGTTTGGGTGGCCGATACGGTTAAAATTCACCAAAACATGGTTGTGCCGGCAGGCCTTACTTTAAGCATACAGGCGGGGGTTGTAGTCGAATTTCAAGGCAATTACAGCATTGATGTTTATGGTAAACTCATGGCCATTGGCACGCCTGCAAACAGGATACTTTTCACCGTGAGCGACACCACTATGTTTGCCGACACAACCACCCTGAGTGGCGGATGGGGTGGTTTGCGCTTTCTGCAGAACCAAACCGATACTTCAGTCTTAAGCTATTGCAGCTTCAAATATGGCAAGGCTGTTGTTCCGGGTGCTTTTTGGTTTCTTGGAGGCGAGGACAACAAAGGTGGCGCTGTGTATGCCAATGGCTACAAAAGCCTGGTTATTTCAAAATCGCTCTTCGAAAGAAACCATGCCAACTATTATGGAGGCGCTATTTATGTAAAAAATATGCAAAAGTTTGTACTTACCGATAACATCTTCAGGCGAAACAGTACCTATGATAGCGGAGGTGCAGTTTCAGCAGAACAATCCAGCTTTTGGATAGAGGGCAATCTTTTTCAACACAATATAGCTATGAATGTTACTGAGACTATTTGGGGGCCAATGGGATCAGGAAGAGGTGGAGGATTTTGTGCTCATATGGGTACCACGGGAACAATTATCAGCAACAAATTTTTTAACAACATAAGTGTAAATGGGGCATTGTATGAAACTGCCTATAAGGTTTCGGTGGTTAACAACCTTATTGCAAACAACCTGGCCACTGGTTTATTTAACGGTCATGGATATGGCATCTCAAGGTATCTTAACAATACTGTAGTCAACAATAATTATTATACACCAGGAACTCCAGGTATCTTCTATGAAAGCCCGCATTTAACCATGCGTAATAATATTATTCAAGGCAACACATCAAGCTTTGGAGAACCTTTTCAGATTTGGACAGTTAATTCCCAATTCGTTAACCTTTCCTATTCCTGCATTGCCGATCCTCCTGTTTATTACTATGGCGAGGGCAATACTGCCGGGCCGCCCCTGTTTGTGAATCCCACACAGGGCTCGGGGCTGGGCTACGATGGCTCCCTGGCCGATTGGTCGCTGATGGATAACTCGCCCTGCGTGAATGCCGGCACACCCGATACCACAGGGCTTGGCTTGCCCGCCACCGACCTTTTGGGCAATCCGCGTATTTTCGGTGGCCGCATTGATATGGGTGCCATCGAAAACCAACACGTGGTGGTGGCTCTGCCCCAAAACCCGCTGGTAAATGCACGTGTGCAGGTTTATCCCAATCCTTTTCGTGGCAGCCCGCGTATTGTGGTCAACGATGCCTCGCGCCTCAGCAGTATGGAGCTCTACAACCAAAAGGGGCAACTGATGGGCAAAATTGAACTGTCAAT from Bacteroidota bacterium includes:
- a CDS encoding T9SS type A sorting domain-containing protein yields the protein MKKIFNTLLLILALGASNAHGQGQFTLQTDTVWVADTVKIHQNMVVPAGLTLSIQAGVVVEFQGNYSIDVYGKLMAIGTPANRILFTVSDTTMFADTTTLSGGWGGLRFLQNQTDTSVLSYCSFKYGKAVVPGAFWFLGGEDNKGGAVYANGYKSLVISKSLFERNHANYYGGAIYVKNMQKFVLTDNIFRRNSTYDSGGAVSAEQSSFWIEGNLFQHNIAMNVTETIWGPMGSGRGGGFCAHMGTTGTIISNKFFNNISVNGALYETAYKVSVVNNLIANNLATGLFNGHGYGISRYLNNTVVNNNYYTPGTPGIFYESPHLTMRNNIIQGNTSSFGEPFQIWTVNSQFVNLSYSCIADPPVYYYGEGNTAGPPLFVNPTQGSGLGYDGSLADWSLMDNSPCVNAGTPDTTGLGLPATDLLGNPRIFGGRIDMGAIENQHVVVALPQNPLVNARVQVYPNPFRGSPRIVVNDASRLSSMELYNQKGQLMGKIELSMLNNGAIYELSKLPNGLYLLRTRFDDGSIETTKLIKE